The genomic stretch gtgagacccagtgCAGATTGGGaaaccgcttcgccgagcaccttcaTTCCATCCGCCAcagaaagcgggatctcccagtggcctcccattttaattctactccccattcccattccgacatgtcagaccATGGTCTTCTCTATTTCCACAacgagaccacactcaggttggaggagcaaaatcttgtattccgtctgggtagtctccctccaacctgatgtcatgaacattgatttctcaaacttccagtaatggcccctCCCCCTTCACCTTACCCCATTTTCATTTCCCCCTCCACCTTATctttttacctgcccatcacctccctctggtgctcctcccacttggtcttctgtcctctcctatcagattccccttctccagctgtttGGAGCAGGGTgggagtgggatccttcatgatttgCTGGCTTTTTTACAGCACATTTCTGGATGCGTCCATGATGGTGGGTAGACTGGTGCTGGTTTTGACTACCTGCTGTAGAGCCCTCCTGTGtgccgcagtgcagtttctgtaccgtgCTGTGATGGAGCTTggttaggatgctctctgctgTGCATCCGCAGAAGATCGTGAATATTGAAATGCACAGTCtgtctctcttcagcctcctcagaaaacacaggtgttggtgagctttcctgattgtgtaggatgtgctctgtgaccatgagaggttgtgcaagTTGTACACTCTCAGTTTGAAACTGCCCGCAGTTTCCTTTGCTGTGCCACTGATTTAAAGAGGGGGTGTGAGTGATGCGgattctcctgaagtcgataaccatctcctttgtggTGTTGATATTGAGGTAGAGGTTATTTGCTtggcaccaggccttgagcttttccacctcctctctgtaggcacATGAAAGACAAATGATTAGAATTGACACTGAACACTTCTGGCTAGAAGATTGCTGATTATCTGTGCCCGAGACCAAACTATTTTCAGTTTAGTTCCAGACACAGTATTCAGCTGGGAGGCAACTCTCAGCGCATCAGCAAGGCACAACCATCTACCAACACTAGTGGCCAGCTGAGGAGAGAAGAATGGCACACTTAAGGACATCCCTCTGTCACATCTTGTCTCTCACTCACTGGCTGTCAAGATTGCCATCTACCTTCAGTTAAATTACTCAGAACATTAAACATTCAACATTAAAatactatttaaaaactattcacaTTATTTAAACTAATACAAAAGTATGGGAAAAAAAACACCTCATTTGTAAATAATGTATACCTCACTTGTAATAAATTTACAGGCTTTAATTTCTCTTGTCTACCAATTTCTCCTTTTGGTTTCAAAGTGTCCCGTCAACTTGGTGGGAATTCAGCAGGTGACTTTCCCAACTTGAGAGCTGGGAAAGTAGCACTCCCAGAGGTCCTGGGAGTGGAAAACTGCACCACAGGTTCCACTCCAGAATGGCGTAGACATTTCAGCTGGcaaattcaatgttcaaagtacatttattatctaagtatgtatacatatacaaccttgagattcatctccttgcaggcagtgacAAAATTCATCACAGATCTTAGTGTGTGACTTAACTGAACTCTTCATTTAGAGGCTTTGAAAGGTTGAGCGGCTTCTATTTTCTGATGGTGGTTTGTTTTCTTGTTCCAACTGAAGCTTTGAAATCAGTTTGTGCTGTGGAGACTCGGATGTGTCACCAGCCGATGTTGCCATTGAACTTCAAGCGAGATTTGCTGATCAGCAGTTTGTCAGAAATGCTTTCGTTTCtggagaatggggagaagaagaaACGCCCATCCCCTACTTTCCCTTCATTCCAGACCAGCCATTTAGGGTGAGTAGCAATTTTAGCCATTTCAGGAATACTGTACATGATTTTGTTCTCTATTATAAGGCTAATGTTGAGGCACCGTTAGTGAGGAGAAGAAGCAAAAACAACATTCAAGGATAATGTCAGAACTGAGAGATTGTACTTTGCATGAAGTATTGAATAGGTTAAGGCTTTTTTTTCGTAGAAAAGATGAGCACTGATTTGATAAATGACAGTGAAAGGATGGATAGTGCAGATGCAGTGAAGATAAGTCCACTTATAAGTATATGAATGAACAATAAGTTCATTAAAgtattgaagagaaatttcttgacTAAAGTGCTATTTGCAAGGAACTCATGCCATTGAGCAGCTGAACGGTATTACCGTGAAGGAGGATGGTACTTGAAAACAATGCCAGTCGTTGGGGCCGCATTACCTTCAGATTGCTGGACAATTGTGACATGCTCAGCTTGGGTGGCCATAATCATGAAGATGGCAGCAGTAATCTGAGCTTTCACAGGAGCGTGCAGAGCTTGAGTAGTCTCCGTGCTGCTGAAAAAGTAGAGATATGTACCATCAAATGAACTGGAGTTGCCCACCACCACCATGCTAAAAAGAATGAATTCCATGTACATTTAAGGCTGGACTCCCCACATGCACCTTAACATTAAGTTCAGGCTAGACATCACTCCAAGCATCTCCCTGTGTATGCATATCACACTTCCTCTAAACCCCATGTAATCCTCACCTGAATATCTTGAGGTGAAACTTGTGTGCAGTTTCATGGAAAAACAGCTGCCATTTCCCTtcattaaaataaagaaaaagttgCAAATACTTAGCTGGGAGAGAAtcatttaatgtttcaggtcaaggacCCTTTATCAGATCTGGAAGGGAGACAGAAAAAAGTTGTCAAGTGGAGGAGGAGAATGTCTCAGTTAGGGTAAAACCAGGGTTACCAAAGGGTAAGCTGTAAAATGGAAAGTTTATCTAGTCAGTGAATGAATGGAAGCAGTTAGAGACTCAGAATATAGACGAAGGAGCACATTGCAGAGCAGGAAGACAAGGCCAGCTTATTTCTACACCGTGTATTGCTGCTGCCCTGATGATTGCAAACATCTAATGTGGTGAGAGAGTCCTTGCTGTGTGCTTGGTCCAGATTTCTCATCTGAAAAGCACGAGGGTGGTGTGATAGTGAGGGAATGTGTGTAAAATGAAGAGGGCCCGGCTCACATATCAGATGAAAATGTGGTTATTATTAATCATAGGCATATTGTATTGTCTCTGgatcatgagatataggagcagaattaggccacatggcccatggagtctgctccaccattccatcatggccaattattatccctttcaacctcattctcctgccttctccctgtaacctttgacaccctgactgatcaagaacttaacaaccttcactttaaatattctcaatgatttggcctccacagccatctgtggtaatgaattctacagatttgccaccctctgccttctcatctctattctagaTGGACGTTCCTCTGCTTTAAGGCCATGTCTTCTGGTTCACCCACAgtgggaaacatccactctatctagcctttcaatattcaatcccCATGATTATGGCTTCTATCTCTGCAACTCCAGTGGTTGCAAGGAGTCTCTCCAGCAGGTTTCTGAATCAGTGCATGCACACATCTCCACTAGTCTCCACTTTTTTGGCATGTTCTTGCCTCAGCTGAATAGCTGGCAGCATGCAGACTGAGAAATCGTTGCTGTATTAATATTGGAGTAGTGTTAAGTGCATGAAGATGTGGTGGGACATAGGAATGTCATTTACGAGAGTTGCTTGATAAACTGCTAGTGCTGTGAGACGTGGTGTGAGACTTGTGTTAAATTTTAGTTAGCAGAGGGCGAAGCTCGAGAAGTTTCACCTCATTTTCTGTTTACACATTGTAGTTTAATTTCAGTTTAAGCTGCGTATTATTTGTAGCAGAACTCTGCTGAGAGACCATCCATCTGTAAATATTAATTCAGTTTccccctccacagacactgcctaacTTCCTGGGCATTTCCAGAATTTTCCTTTTGATGTCAGGTTCCAGCAACAGCTCTGACTTGaaattcagttttctttttctaACTGACTTGATTAATTTGTTAACCAGAGACCTCTGAAAATCAGCATTGCCTGGGTACCCTAGGCTCTCCCCCATCAAAGGCATCCCCTTATCCTCTCCATCCCTCATACTGTTGGCAATTTAAAATTAACTTTTTTTCTTACTTTCCCAGTTTCAGTGGAATAGCTTTCAACCTGAAAGATTAACTTttgtccatttccttcttttttgctcacattcatgtgtgtatctaaacatctcttaaaatggGTGCCAGGATAGCGTAGCGGTTTGTGCAATATTATAGCTCAGGGCATTCAGGAGTTTGAAGTTCAAACCCAGCGCAGTTCTGAGAGGAGTCTTCTCGTGAAattcatgggttttctccagtccCCTCCCGCCATCCTGGGTTGATTAGGTTAAATTGTCCGTGATTAGGTTGGGGATGATCAGGTTTGTCAGGTTGCTGGGATTgtgtggtttgaagggctggatctctaaataaatttttAAGAAGTCCTGAACGTTTCTACCCCACCTCCCCAGACAGCACACTCCAGGCACCCATCAATTTCTTGTGCAAGAAATTTGCCCCTCACCTCTCCTTTGAAActacctccctcctcacctctggtatcagacatttcaacccttggaaaaaatACTGTCTatctactcaatctatgcctctcataatcttataaactatcTGATCTCCCTTTGGCCTCTGCCACtcctgagaaaacaacccaagtctgTCCAACCTCCGGTTATAatatatgctctctaatccaggcagcatcctgttaaacatcttctgcaccctttccaaagcctcaacatccttccaatAACGAGTTGACCGGACCTGTTTGCAAAACTCCAGATACAACTTAACTAGAATTTTATAAGGTTTCAACCTAACTTGGTGACTTCTGAggtcaatgccttgactaataaaggcagcaTGCCACTTACTTTCTTAACCACTTTAACAACCTGCGTAGCCACTTTCacggagctatgaacttggaccccaagatctcttggCTCATCAACTCTGTTGAGGATCttgtccttaacagtgtactgtctctttgcatttgacctaccaaggtgcagcacttcacatttggctgggttaaactccctctgccatttctctgcccatactgTATCTGCAACTCACctatatcccattgtattctttgccagtcttctacactatccacaacaccaccaatctttgtcatctgcaaacttactaacccacccacctacagtactgtgcaaaatatttttgcacctttaattttttttaaattaaatttagtTTTAGATGTTTTTTCTGTATTtgtgtgtcagtagaaaagagcaaattttagatttccaaacataCATTTTCCAAGAAATTAAATGTCACGGTGAaatttctgtattttgttaaagatTTTGTAATaaaccacttttcaaataaaaaattGCTTACTTTGTAGGTGTATAGCCCAgagcatgattaaacaaagatagcAGACAGGTattaatgatcaatgacataatgtgttgaatgaactaaactgattatcTGAAACAAGACGAGTGTAGAAGGGATCAAACTGGGTGAAGAACAACCAAACTAAAGGTGAGGGTATGGCAGATGTGACCGTTAACCTTCCTGTCATCAATTCTTACACAATGGCAAGAGTAACCATAGCAACACAAAATACTGCATCAGCAAcgtctctcccaagcagaaattctgcagcagacaggagtttcaagcCGTCAAAGCACACGGAAATGAGcaaggttgaggaccagaaaTGCCTTGGTTGGCCAAGGAGACTGACTAAATTGGAAGTTGTCCAGCACTCCTATCAGCTCTGAACTCTCAGAAATTACTGGATCCCAAGTACATCCCTCTACAGTCCTGAaaagtcttgtcagaagtggtcttcatggaagagttgcgactaaaaagccattcctccaaagtggaaacaaagccaagagactccCCTAGGCACAAAAATACAAGGACTGGGTTGTTAAATGATGGTGgcaagtgctctggactgacGAATCAATATTTGAAAttttggctcaaacaggaggcAGCTTATCTGTAGAAGAGCTAGTGAGTGCTACATGGATGTGTGTCTGCAGCCAATGGTGAAGCACGATGGACGTTCCCTGCAGGTTTGAGGCTGtgtttctgcaaatggagttggtgatcaGGTCAGAATTTATGGGATCCTCAGAAGTACAAGCAAATTCTCATCCTTCAcacaataccatcagggaggcatcTGGACAGTCCCAACTTCATTcggcagcaggacaatgaccccaaacacggCAGTCCAGAGTTAACAAAGATgtggattctgcagatgttggaaatcttgagcaatacccaaaatgctggagaagctcagcaggtcaggcagaatctatagaggGATAAACTTTGTCAGCTAGCACCGGAGGATTAAGTAACATTGCATGCTGTAAATTCCCAATTTAATTGAATATGCACTTTTGAAAAGTTGAAATGAAAATGTTGTGGCTGTTTACAAAACTGAGAATTAAAAGTACTTTAGACTAAAAATTGTTGATCTGATCAGGTATTTTTTCTACAACAGTTTATGAGAGGAGGTTGCAGAATGGCAGATATGGATGGAAAATGTGTTATATGTCCTTTGGAACACAATACAGTATACCATTGTAttcatagaaggcaaagagttaaAAATATAGAATTCATGACAGTGATAAAGCTTGTACTTTTATGCAACTTTCATACATCCATACTAAAAGTAATGGGCAGCTTGACTTTCAGGAGTATTCCAGTTTATTGTGCAAATTTAAGTCATTTTTCATTTCTGCTTCTAATGTCATTCTTATTCTTTATCAGCTAACCTACATTTATCAGTATGAGACGTGAGCTAACAGTAAGAATATGTTGTATATTTAGAAAGGAATGGGAGCACGCTCAGCATTACAGTCACCCTCTGTGCAGATAAATGTACATCTGCTGAGATCTGCCCCCCTTCACTTCCACCTTCCCACCCCTCCTCACTTCCACCTTCCTCTTTCCTcgctcctgccttccccccctcACTCCCGTCTTCccctcctcactccctccccttcccgctgATGCTGTCCCgaagcaagtgagacaggaaTTGCTGATTATGAATAGGtacattaatcatttatttacaaacagtaaaaattcaacCTAACTCATGTACCCCAAACTACAAAACttgaatattcaacaaacatacttaTTTAAAAGCACGCGTACAGCATGCCTTCGCAACAGCCATGTGCTTCACTTGCCTGAAACAAAGAGAGAGAGGCAACATTCCACATGTGCTCTCTATATTGAAACTGGATACCAGGCAGCAATCCAATGGGAGAAGCAGCTGTAGTTCCTAAACTAATCAATCGTGACAGAAGCAACTTTCGACAATCAGAATAAACTATggccctcacccccccccccccccccccacaagacaCCTTCCTGTGCAGTTCATTGCTACCTGAAATCGGCAGGCCACACCAATTACGTTGCAAGCAGGTGGTGGAGCCCTGCAGATTTTGCCAAGGAACACACACAGGAAGCTGGATGAGCTcgacaagccaggcagcatctgtggaaaagagtaaacagtcgaagttttgggccaagacccttcatctggactcttgtcacagagggggagcagtgaaagaaggttttattttacttttttccataatgctgcctggcctgctgagttcctctgtgtgttgcttggatttctagcatctgcagattttctcttgtttgttttagGTTTTGTCAAGAGGCTGCGGTTGCTATCTCCTGAAGCAGTGATTGGTGCTTGGTTAATTGTTACTAATTTTGAAAAAAGTGAGTGCTAGATTTTTGGTAACAAATTTTGATATTAAGACATATCGGGCAAAAagaaataatttaatttaaaaaaattaatttagagatgcagcacagtaacaggcccttccagcccaatgagcctgcaccacccaatttgtacccatgtgaccaattaacctactgacctgtgactgtgggaggaaaccggaacatccagaggaaacccacggggagaacgtccaaactccttacagactgtagtgggaattgaacccaggtcaatgGCGCTGTAATTGCATTATGCTAACGAAcgactatgctaccatgctgcccctaaATTATAATTATTGCAAATTATATTTGCGGTTGGGTCTTAGATCAATCATGATCTCATTTCAACCTCAGGTGGCTGAACACCAAGAGTCAGAGTTACATTCTTTTAATGGACTAATGTCATTCAGAAAGGAAGCTCCCCACTTAAAAAAGCATTAAAAATAATTTTCAATGTAgtcttttatttctgttttctaaGGAGTAGGATTAAATATTTTTTGTACTTAATGCAACATTACAGTTGTTTTGTATTAAAGACTATGATTTATTTTTACAATCTGCAGCTTGAGATACACTGCGAATACCAAAGGTTCCGCATATTTGTCGATGGACATCAGCTTTTTGATTTTCATCATCGTGTTGAAAACTTTTCAGCAATTAATGAAATAAAGATTATTGGTGACTTGCAGCTGACCAAACTTGGTTAAGGACTGCTGGAGAAAAGATGAACTTTCTGCTGTTAGGTCAAAGACTTGTCATCATGCATGTGAGGCGGTACTAGCTGGGTCTAAGCTATCTCGGTGTTGGTCTCCATTGTCTGTTGTGTGAAAAGGAGAATCAAATTGTTGTTTGCCATTGGCAATTAATGCAAGGAATTTAGGGAGCAATTTGGGGAAATGCTTGTGGCAGTTGATTAAAATACGGTTAATAATGGTTCTGGGCTGCAAGGAGGATACATTCTAGTTGCGGCTTCATGTGTCCAGAACTTTaatttgggagggggagggagagggtagcAGGGCAATGAACACAGTATTTTTGTGTTGTTTAAACCTTGCACTTCATTCACATGTTTCCGCACTGAAATGACAGCACAAATAATTaacaaatatatattttaaaaaaagaatgaaCAGTCAGGGTATTGTTTAGATTGTAAATGACATGCTTTGTGTACTGTAACATGGatggtgtattttgtgctatgtaatACCATGTATTTATAACTATCTTGCCTTTTAGTCTTAATGAATTATTAACCATCAACTGTAGGGTATGTTAACAAATGAATGTACCAGATGTTTATTATGTTTCTGTAAATGAGAAGTATATTTCTAGAAGTTCCTAGGTTATTAATAGTTTTATAGATTACAAGCAATAAATGTTGATATCCCTATAATggagttttaaaaaaatcacataaaAATACAAAACATGATGCTATTCATAGAATTAATTTTCTAGAAATATAATTTAATTTATGCTTCATTATGCTTTCGGATTAATGATGCTAAGTTAAACTGTAATCGGGATGGAAGTAAACACTATTACTGCAGTGAGTTGTATTGTAATGAAAATAATATTTCACTAAATAAAATACTCTTAACTGTAAAAGAACACTAAATTGAACGCAAGTCGAGAATATCTGATATTTTATatgttttcatttgtatgtaaACTGATTGCTTTGGGTAAGCTGTGTTTATTATCAGCTCTACTATTTACCAATATAGATCTGGAGAATTGGTAGGTCTAATTGGAGAGTGTTTTGTGATCACATATTTTAGAACAGAGTAACTGTGTCAGAAGGCCAATTAATATCATGTAATCTGTACGGTTTGTGTTTAGAATAGATACTTCAGCATTATTCACTCATTTTTAATGTTTTCTTGTATTTGTTGAAGTACATTTCCCCTGCTGTATAATTGACTGTCTATCTGGCTTGTATTTAAAAGCATGATAAATTCAGGAAGTCATTAATGAAGCTTTATCAGAAATATCAATATTATGGAAACCCTGTCTTAAGATCTCATCCTGATTATTTTTCCATATTTAAAAAGAGCTGTATAACTGAATAGTGGCATAATTCAATGCCTCTCCTTTGTTTCTGTTTCTCTAACACTGCAATGTATTGGTGGGTACTTTATGAACAGATAACTCACCATAGTTACTCAAAGATGCCTTTCAAAATGTAACGTTGTCATGAATGTTGTGCATTTAATTTGGTTAAGATCAACTGATAGCATATTTACGAATAAATATTTGTAATTTTCCCCATACTTCCTTTttcatttctccccctccctatcCTCAcatctttattttctttccctttttCAATGTAATGGTGAACGTGGGCTTGGGAAAATGATGGCATTGTTTGCTACTCATGACAAAATGTCTGCAAACTCAGGTTGAATGTTTCAACAAATATCTTGCCTTCAAATAGTTTTATTGAAAACAGAAAATACAGCTGAGGCCAATGTTATCActaatctttcatcaatggtcgTGATGACTACTCCACGTTATCAGCTTTGGTCAGTGTCAAGGTGAAACCAAACTCTGCTTTTGAAACCAGTCTGCACGTACCATTTAGGGTCGATGCTTCCGAGAGTCTGTACCACTACTGGACTCATTGTAAAGGATCCCATGACCACTTCTTAGAAGAACAGGGGTGTTTTC from Hemitrygon akajei chromosome 7, sHemAka1.3, whole genome shotgun sequence encodes the following:
- the LOC140730567 gene encoding galectin-related protein-like; its protein translation is MAGSAAKSDRVIVDGHHLNNSLTSPEFEDVPRLTVPFCGTIKGGMRPGKKIIVMGIVDPSPASFEISLCCGDSDVSPADVAIELQARFADQQFVRNAFVSGEWGEEETPIPYFPFIPDQPFRLEIHCEYQRFRIFVDGHQLFDFHHRVENFSAINEIKIIGDLQLTKLG